Proteins encoded within one genomic window of Sulfurovum sp. XGS-02:
- the hemA gene encoding glutamyl-tRNA reductase, which produces MYYQVMSFSHKNCDQGMREKLAFANDEEKIEMLNQLVEFEFIHEAFIVSTCNRVEIVLATRDNFSSYHTILGLMSQKSELNFYEIKSSGVRYDDEEAIQHIFSVVSSLDSLVIGESQITGQVKEAFMLSHQNGTAGRKLNRVISYAVKCAAEVRNATNISQNPISIASVAVSQAHKLLGDSMAGTTAVVVGAGEMGVLATKHLLRAGCDVVMLGRDQEKVEALAETLGENVKAATMEKLPKYLNRYRLLFTATSAREPIITQDLIENEALPRLWFDMAIPRDIEDIALEKLQLFRIDDLRTISQDNHALREEQAVRAAEIVERYKEEFYAWLRALSIEPVIKEMREQVNDAIDAEMKRALKKGFVPAEAEANMRKMAEQMFKRFLHEPTQNLRHSSTEKKNANCIESIKKMFNIDTENIDVKQYKNDHHTKGYNA; this is translated from the coding sequence ATGTATTACCAAGTGATGAGTTTTTCGCATAAAAACTGTGATCAGGGTATGAGAGAAAAGTTAGCATTTGCCAATGATGAAGAAAAAATTGAAATGCTCAATCAGTTGGTTGAATTTGAGTTTATTCATGAAGCATTTATTGTTTCTACTTGTAACCGTGTTGAAATCGTATTGGCAACACGTGACAACTTTTCAAGTTATCATACGATCCTGGGACTGATGAGCCAAAAGAGCGAATTGAATTTTTATGAGATCAAATCTTCTGGGGTACGTTATGATGATGAAGAGGCAATACAGCATATTTTTTCTGTGGTCTCTTCACTGGATTCTTTGGTCATAGGTGAATCCCAGATCACAGGACAGGTGAAAGAGGCATTTATGCTCTCTCATCAAAACGGTACAGCAGGTCGTAAACTCAATCGTGTCATCTCTTACGCTGTGAAGTGTGCTGCAGAAGTACGCAATGCAACGAATATTTCCCAAAACCCTATTTCGATCGCTTCAGTTGCCGTGTCACAGGCACATAAACTTTTGGGTGACAGTATGGCTGGAACAACAGCCGTGGTAGTTGGAGCTGGTGAAATGGGCGTATTGGCAACGAAACATCTGCTTAGAGCGGGGTGTGATGTGGTGATGCTTGGAAGAGACCAGGAGAAGGTCGAAGCGCTGGCAGAGACCCTGGGTGAAAATGTTAAAGCAGCCACCATGGAAAAACTTCCAAAGTATTTGAACCGTTACCGTCTACTTTTTACAGCGACTTCAGCCAGGGAGCCGATCATTACACAGGATCTTATAGAGAATGAAGCCCTGCCAAGACTCTGGTTTGACATGGCAATTCCTAGAGATATTGAAGATATAGCGTTGGAGAAACTACAACTTTTCCGTATCGATGACCTTCGTACTATCTCTCAGGATAATCATGCATTACGTGAAGAGCAGGCTGTAAGAGCAGCTGAGATCGTAGAGAGATATAAAGAAGAGTTTTATGCATGGCTCAGAGCACTCTCTATAGAACCGGTGATAAAAGAGATGAGAGAACAGGTGAATGACGCCATAGACGCTGAAATGAAAAGAGCCCTCAAAAAAGGTTTTGTACCCGCAGAAGCCGAAGCAAATATGCGTAAAATGGCAGAGCAGATGTTCAAGCGTTTTTTACATGAACCGACACAAAACCTGAGACACTCTTCCACAGAGAAGAAAAATGCGAACTGCATAGAATCGATCAAAAAAATGTTCAATATAGACACAGAAAACATTGATGTAAAACAGTATAAAAATGATCATCATACAAAAGGATACAACGCGTGA
- the proS gene encoding proline--tRNA ligase, translated as MRFSRLLIPTTKETPNDATLASHIYLIRGGFIQSVGGSGLYNFLPLGKKILDKVHAVVKEELDKAGCQEVSLSFVTPAALWEESGRLEKYGKELLRFKDRKENDFILGPTHEEMMVNLVRQTVKSYKQLPLNVYQINLKFRDEIRPRFGLMRGREFLMKDAYSFHTSTEDMQREFALMEETYKKIFTRLGLEFRVVDADSGAIGGSGSKEFMVLADSGEDTIVVCNECDYGANIEAAVAKPKAYDASTEIQVIAMKALYDEGISKIVHFALPASVELQDVKACNAVNANDLVEHEEAAEIETLVVDAVLEGIDTLAAEEKSYADISAVQEGDACASCGGALRYTKGIEAGHIFQLGTRYSEPLAANFLDENGKSQPMVMGTYGIGVSRLLAAIIEQNHDEKGCIWTKESAPFDLQIIVSNIKDEAQVALGEKLYESMLAKGVDVLLDDRKDRFGAKIKDYELVGVPHAVVIGKKLSEGTVEFMTRDGMVKEEVSVDTIADLLAERF; from the coding sequence GTGAGATTTTCAAGATTATTAATCCCTACAACCAAAGAGACACCCAATGATGCAACATTGGCAAGTCATATCTATCTTATTAGAGGTGGATTTATACAGTCGGTGGGGGGAAGCGGACTTTACAATTTTCTGCCTTTAGGCAAAAAGATACTGGATAAAGTACATGCAGTAGTGAAAGAGGAGTTAGATAAAGCAGGGTGCCAGGAAGTGAGTCTCTCTTTTGTTACACCTGCAGCACTCTGGGAAGAGAGCGGCCGTTTAGAGAAGTATGGTAAAGAGCTGTTACGCTTTAAAGACCGTAAGGAGAATGACTTTATTTTAGGACCGACCCATGAAGAGATGATGGTGAACCTGGTGAGACAGACAGTGAAAAGTTATAAGCAGCTTCCTCTAAATGTTTATCAGATAAACCTCAAGTTCCGTGATGAGATCAGACCAAGGTTTGGTCTGATGCGCGGGCGTGAATTTCTCATGAAAGATGCCTATAGTTTTCATACCTCTACAGAAGATATGCAAAGAGAGTTTGCATTGATGGAAGAGACGTATAAAAAGATATTCACACGTCTAGGACTGGAGTTCAGGGTTGTAGATGCAGACTCCGGGGCGATAGGAGGAAGTGGCAGTAAAGAGTTTATGGTACTGGCTGATTCCGGCGAAGATACGATCGTGGTGTGTAATGAGTGTGACTACGGTGCCAACATAGAGGCTGCTGTCGCAAAACCGAAAGCCTATGATGCTTCTACAGAGATCCAAGTGATCGCAATGAAAGCACTCTATGATGAAGGAATCAGTAAAATCGTGCATTTTGCTTTACCTGCATCTGTAGAACTTCAGGATGTCAAAGCATGTAATGCGGTCAATGCCAATGATCTTGTAGAACATGAAGAAGCAGCAGAGATAGAGACACTGGTTGTAGACGCTGTGCTGGAAGGAATAGATACTCTGGCAGCTGAAGAGAAATCCTATGCCGATATCTCAGCAGTGCAAGAGGGCGATGCTTGTGCCTCTTGCGGTGGTGCATTACGTTATACCAAGGGTATCGAAGCCGGGCACATCTTCCAACTGGGCACGCGATACTCTGAACCGTTAGCGGCAAACTTCTTGGATGAAAACGGGAAATCCCAGCCTATGGTTATGGGAACCTATGGTATCGGAGTGAGCCGTTTGCTAGCAGCGATCATCGAACAGAACCATGATGAAAAAGGGTGTATCTGGACGAAAGAGTCTGCGCCGTTCGATCTGCAGATCATCGTCTCAAATATCAAAGATGAAGCGCAGGTTGCTTTAGGTGAAAAACTCTATGAATCGATGTTGGCCAAAGGTGTGGATGTGCTGCTTGATGACAGAAAAGACCGATTCGGTGCGAAGATAAAAGATTATGAACTTGTCGGTGTACCTCATGCAGTAGTCATAGGGAAGAAACTCTCCGAGGGTACAGTTGAGTTTATGACCAGGGACGGTATGGTCAAAGAAGAAGTATCTGTAGATACCATAGCTGATCTACTGGCTGAAAGATTTTAA
- a CDS encoding FxsA family protein, with the protein MIFLIIPFALIELYLSLKTGETIGFFWSVVWIVLSFALGMILLQKSSQTMMGNMQSMRQGKLDLRRFQNASMSYFIAAILLIIPGVFSDLLGVIAFFYSLYLQFIAKITPEGTTHFRKQGDDDVIDVEIIDEHSSSKRDS; encoded by the coding sequence ATGATATTTCTGATCATTCCTTTTGCTCTCATCGAACTGTACCTTTCGCTAAAGACAGGAGAGACGATAGGTTTCTTTTGGTCTGTGGTATGGATCGTACTTAGTTTTGCTCTGGGTATGATACTTTTACAAAAATCTTCACAAACGATGATGGGGAATATGCAGTCCATGAGACAGGGAAAACTTGACTTGAGAAGATTTCAAAATGCAAGTATGTCCTATTTTATTGCTGCGATACTACTCATTATTCCGGGAGTATTCAGTGACCTTTTGGGTGTCATTGCATTTTTTTATTCACTTTATTTACAATTTATTGCTAAAATAACCCCCGAAGGAACAACACATTTTAGAAAACAAGGAGATGATGATGTCATTGATGTCGAAATTATTGATGAGCACAGTTCTAGCAAGCGTGACTCTTAG
- a CDS encoding thioredoxin domain-containing protein, with protein sequence MSLMSKLLMSTVLASVTLSANAQPDNKLLVKYVKKSVVKNPQVKVKGVTVLESKTDERLPGWTILLTTMDLEYQKRELHAPEMMFVKDGLVTGHLVNLKTGNDYRDEIKPSVPENYYDDAHLLFGNKDAEHKILVFSDPQCPFCQEVVPEIFKLSKENPTKIAVYYYHLPLLRIHPVSDVLTRVMHVAQHEGRTDVVEKIYSLKIDPRETDMTKILAAVKKHTGYSVTAAQVDAKEVKAAMQADEMASSKMMVTGTPTIYIDGEWDKMRNGHKKLIK encoded by the coding sequence ATGTCATTGATGTCGAAATTATTGATGAGCACAGTTCTAGCAAGCGTGACTCTTAGTGCCAATGCACAGCCAGATAATAAACTATTAGTTAAATATGTGAAGAAATCTGTGGTGAAAAACCCGCAGGTGAAAGTAAAAGGCGTAACCGTTCTTGAATCTAAAACAGATGAAAGATTACCTGGATGGACGATCTTGTTAACGACGATGGATCTTGAGTATCAGAAAAGAGAGCTCCATGCACCCGAGATGATGTTTGTAAAAGACGGACTTGTCACAGGGCATTTGGTGAACCTAAAAACAGGAAATGATTACAGAGATGAGATCAAACCTAGTGTCCCTGAGAACTATTATGATGATGCCCACTTGCTGTTTGGTAACAAGGATGCAGAGCATAAGATACTTGTCTTTTCTGACCCGCAGTGTCCGTTCTGTCAAGAAGTAGTACCGGAGATCTTTAAATTATCTAAAGAGAACCCGACAAAAATTGCAGTCTATTATTATCACCTGCCGTTACTTCGTATCCATCCTGTTTCAGATGTACTGACACGTGTGATGCATGTGGCACAACATGAAGGTAGAACTGATGTGGTTGAGAAGATCTATTCACTTAAGATCGATCCAAGAGAAACAGACATGACGAAGATACTTGCGGCAGTCAAAAAGCATACCGGTTATAGTGTCACAGCGGCACAGGTAGATGCAAAAGAGGTGAAAGCAGCAATGCAGGCGGATGAAATGGCATCAAGTAAAATGATGGTCACAGGTACACCTACGATCTATATAGATGGTGAGTGGGATAAAATGCGTAATGGGCATAAAAAGCTTATAAAGTAA
- the hemC gene encoding hydroxymethylbilane synthase, with amino-acid sequence MEKLIIATRASDLALWQAYHIKERIETSFPEITVELNKITSKGDKILDKPLALIGGKGHFTKELEDEMLEGNADLAVHSLKDVPTYIPEGLELCAITTRQDQSDVLLSHTYESLDALPQGAVVGTTSLRRRMQLLEKRPDLVVKELRGNVNTRLRKLKEGQYDAIILAYIGLHRLDLLKDIPFVEKLDFFIPPMGQAALGIEIVSDNERVREIAMTLNDENSYLCTKLERDFVSKIGAGCSAPVAVNAIITGDDITVKAMLGYPDGTNIMHKELTAKVDACDALGEELSEAMIAEGALDILEKAESIAFKDEMPERL; translated from the coding sequence GTGGAAAAATTAATTATCGCAACAAGAGCAAGTGATCTTGCACTTTGGCAGGCATATCATATCAAAGAGAGAATCGAAACATCGTTTCCAGAGATCACAGTAGAACTGAATAAGATCACTTCTAAAGGTGACAAGATACTGGACAAACCGCTTGCATTGATAGGGGGGAAAGGGCACTTTACCAAAGAGCTTGAAGATGAGATGCTTGAAGGGAATGCAGATCTTGCTGTACATTCTCTTAAGGATGTTCCTACCTACATCCCAGAAGGTTTGGAACTGTGTGCCATTACGACACGACAAGATCAGAGTGATGTGCTTCTCTCACATACCTATGAAAGTCTGGATGCACTTCCTCAGGGTGCAGTGGTAGGGACCACAAGTCTGAGAAGACGTATGCAACTTCTTGAGAAACGTCCGGATCTTGTGGTCAAAGAACTTAGAGGAAATGTCAACACAAGACTCAGAAAGCTTAAAGAAGGACAGTATGATGCGATCATACTTGCCTATATAGGGCTGCATAGGCTTGACCTGCTGAAAGACATTCCTTTTGTAGAAAAGCTGGATTTCTTTATCCCACCTATGGGACAGGCTGCCTTGGGTATAGAGATTGTGAGTGATAATGAGAGGGTTAGAGAAATAGCGATGACCTTGAATGATGAGAATTCTTATCTCTGTACAAAATTAGAACGTGATTTTGTCTCAAAGATAGGCGCTGGCTGTTCTGCCCCTGTGGCCGTGAATGCGATCATCACAGGTGATGATATCACGGTTAAAGCGATGCTTGGGTACCCTGACGGTACGAATATCATGCATAAAGAGTTGACAGCAAAGGTGGATGCATGTGATGCATTGGGTGAAGAGTTGTCTGAAGCAATGATTGCGGAAGGTGCTCTGGATATACTCGAAAAAGCAGAATCTATAGCCTTTAAAGATGAAATGCCAGAAAGACTATAA
- a CDS encoding menaquinone biosynthesis decarboxylase — MQDVVQWLKDNGNLKIIDEPLDVELEIPHVAYIEVKREDSRPLLFTHPVNKAKGIAYDMPVLMNIFANKELTEKIFGKHPDDVAKGIDELLKLKPPKGLKAKLAMLPKLFSLKNVFPKRLKFKGECQEVIIPKDEVDLDRLPILKTWEEDGGPFITMGQVYTRSLDGEMQNLGMYRLQQYDKKRLGMHWQIHKDASHFFDQYQRAGKKMPVTVAIGGDPLYIWCGQAPMPHGMFELLLYGFVRNKNAQLVKSITNDIYIPRDVDVVIEGFVDPEVMEIEGPFGDHTGYYTLKEPFPVMEVETITMKKHPVFQATVVGKPPLEDKYMGWATERIFLPMLKPMAPDLIDYNMPENGVFHNLILAKMKTLYKGHAQQFMHAFWGVGQMSFVKHAIFVGEDAPELEESQALAAHILNRLDQSRVLITQGIVDHLDHSSSEQFVGGKLGVDTTGDEVKNGVEALLLDDALLEKMQEISSSVVGLKQYMTETKTPICVISVNKQNSQRELIDKLKGLEKHIKLLVIVDHANNDLDDAYMLIWRVVNNIDAGRDVILKPFIVIDGTNKSEVDGYEREWPGDTFCTKEVLDRLQEKGIIEIDEAFIKKFGLLPF, encoded by the coding sequence ATGCAAGATGTAGTACAATGGCTGAAAGATAACGGTAACTTAAAGATCATAGATGAACCGTTGGATGTGGAACTTGAAATTCCTCATGTGGCGTATATAGAGGTTAAGAGAGAGGACTCCCGTCCTCTTCTTTTTACACATCCTGTAAACAAAGCCAAAGGCATAGCGTATGATATGCCTGTACTAATGAATATCTTTGCCAACAAGGAGCTCACTGAAAAGATCTTTGGTAAACACCCTGATGATGTAGCCAAGGGCATAGATGAGCTGCTTAAGCTCAAACCGCCCAAAGGTCTTAAAGCGAAGCTAGCTATGCTGCCTAAACTCTTTTCACTTAAAAATGTATTTCCCAAACGTTTAAAATTCAAAGGTGAATGCCAAGAGGTCATCATTCCTAAAGATGAGGTAGATTTAGACAGGTTACCCATACTGAAGACATGGGAAGAGGACGGTGGTCCTTTTATCACGATGGGACAGGTCTATACAAGAAGTCTTGACGGCGAGATGCAAAATCTCGGGATGTACCGACTCCAGCAGTATGATAAAAAGAGACTGGGGATGCATTGGCAGATACACAAAGATGCCTCCCACTTCTTTGACCAGTATCAAAGAGCCGGTAAAAAAATGCCTGTAACCGTTGCCATAGGCGGTGACCCTCTTTATATTTGGTGCGGGCAGGCTCCTATGCCTCACGGTATGTTTGAATTGCTGCTTTATGGTTTTGTACGCAATAAAAATGCACAGCTGGTGAAGTCGATCACTAATGACATCTATATCCCTCGTGATGTCGATGTGGTCATAGAAGGTTTCGTGGACCCAGAAGTGATGGAGATAGAAGGACCTTTTGGTGACCATACGGGGTACTATACTCTTAAAGAACCTTTTCCTGTGATGGAAGTAGAGACGATCACGATGAAAAAACATCCAGTATTTCAGGCTACAGTGGTAGGAAAACCACCGTTAGAAGATAAATATATGGGCTGGGCAACAGAACGTATATTCCTGCCGATGCTTAAACCTATGGCTCCAGACCTTATAGACTACAATATGCCTGAAAACGGTGTGTTTCATAACCTTATACTGGCAAAGATGAAAACACTCTATAAAGGGCATGCACAGCAGTTCATGCATGCATTCTGGGGTGTGGGCCAGATGAGTTTTGTGAAACATGCCATTTTTGTAGGAGAAGATGCGCCTGAGCTTGAAGAGAGTCAAGCTCTGGCAGCACATATACTTAATCGACTTGATCAGAGCAGGGTGCTCATTACACAGGGGATCGTGGATCACCTTGACCATTCCTCCTCAGAACAGTTTGTCGGTGGCAAACTGGGTGTGGATACGACAGGAGATGAAGTAAAAAACGGTGTAGAAGCCTTACTTTTAGATGATGCACTGCTTGAGAAGATGCAAGAGATAAGCAGCAGTGTAGTAGGATTGAAGCAATACATGACAGAGACGAAAACGCCGATCTGTGTGATCAGTGTTAATAAGCAAAACTCTCAACGTGAGCTGATAGACAAACTCAAAGGTCTTGAGAAGCATATCAAACTGCTTGTCATTGTGGATCATGCGAATAATGATCTGGATGATGCATATATGCTCATCTGGCGTGTCGTGAACAATATAGATGCTGGCAGGGATGTCATACTGAAACCGTTCATAGTGATAGATGGAACCAATAAAAGTGAAGTAGACGGCTATGAAAGAGAGTGGCCCGGAGATACTTTCTGTACAAAAGAGGTACTTGACAGGCTTCAAGAAAAAGGGATCATAGAGATAGATGAAGCATTTATCAAAAAATTTGGATTGCTTCCTTTTTAA
- a CDS encoding peroxiredoxin: MLVTKKAPDFTATAVLADGSIVDNFNLMENLGEKGAVLFFYPLDFTFVCPSEIIAFSHRAKEFRERGINVIGCSIDSQFSHFAWRETPVNEGGIGRVDMPLVADLNKQIARDYDVLLDDAVALRGSFLIDADGTVRHAVINDLPLGRNIDEMIRMVDTMLFTNEHGEVCPAGWQKGDEGMKADTAGVAEYLAKHEGDL, encoded by the coding sequence ATGTTAGTAACTAAAAAAGCTCCAGACTTTACAGCAACAGCCGTACTTGCAGACGGTTCAATCGTAGACAACTTCAATCTTATGGAAAACCTAGGTGAAAAAGGTGCAGTTCTTTTCTTCTACCCACTAGACTTTACTTTTGTATGTCCATCAGAGATCATTGCATTTTCTCACAGAGCTAAAGAGTTCAGAGAAAGAGGTATCAATGTGATCGGTTGTTCCATCGATTCTCAATTCTCACACTTCGCTTGGAGAGAAACTCCAGTAAATGAAGGTGGTATCGGTAGAGTTGATATGCCACTAGTAGCAGACCTTAACAAGCAAATTGCTAGAGATTACGATGTACTTCTTGATGATGCTGTAGCGCTAAGAGGTTCTTTCCTTATTGATGCTGACGGTACAGTTAGACATGCAGTGATCAATGACCTTCCACTTGGTAGAAACATTGATGAGATGATCAGAATGGTAGATACAATGCTATTTACTAATGAGCATGGTGAAGTATGTCCAGCTGGTTGGCAAAAAGGTGACGAAGGTATGAAAGCAGACACTGCTGGTGTTGCTGAATATCTTGCAAAACACGAAGGCGATCTATAA
- a CDS encoding Fur family transcriptional regulator — MTDYAVLLKNSGLKATFQRMNILEKIEAYGHMSIDTIYAEVIKTHPSLSLATVYKNIILMVEKGVLVEVPITGKKSKYELLKEDHIHLVCTECGEVEDKPQHTVADELFTSITKQENFTISKQQINLYGVCSHCREEVA, encoded by the coding sequence ATGACAGATTATGCAGTTCTACTTAAAAATAGTGGACTAAAAGCTACATTTCAACGTATGAATATATTGGAAAAGATAGAAGCGTATGGACATATGTCTATAGATACTATCTATGCAGAGGTCATTAAAACACATCCATCTCTTTCTCTAGCAACCGTCTATAAAAATATTATTCTCATGGTAGAGAAGGGTGTACTGGTAGAAGTGCCTATCACAGGAAAAAAATCCAAATATGAGCTTTTAAAAGAGGATCATATCCATCTGGTCTGTACGGAATGTGGAGAGGTAGAGGACAAACCGCAACATACTGTTGCAGATGAGCTTTTTACTTCTATCACAAAGCAAGAGAACTTTACCATAAGTAAACAACAGATCAATCTTTACGGAGTGTGTAGTCACTGTAGAGAAGAAGTTGCTTAA
- a CDS encoding YggS family pyridoxal phosphate-dependent enzyme, whose product MILDKEHLRANLDEVIWNIEQARITVSEHHIVKLVTVAKYTDIENISTLYELGQRAFGENQVQQLKERMHALEDLPLEWHMIGSLQKNKINNLIDLRPTLMQSLDSIELATELNKKLLAKEAKMHCLLQINAANEATKSGVTPEEAVDIYQTIKETCPQINLKGVMTIGAHSEDKKLIQQSFETTFGIYEKLKKEGANICSMGMSGDYELAIKCGSNLVRIGSALFK is encoded by the coding sequence ATGATATTGGACAAAGAACACTTAAGAGCAAACCTGGATGAAGTGATCTGGAATATAGAACAAGCGCGTATTACAGTAAGTGAACACCATATTGTAAAACTGGTCACCGTTGCTAAATATACGGATATTGAAAACATTTCCACACTCTATGAGCTAGGTCAAAGAGCCTTTGGTGAAAACCAGGTACAACAGCTCAAAGAGCGTATGCATGCACTCGAGGACCTTCCGCTTGAGTGGCATATGATCGGTTCTCTCCAAAAAAACAAGATCAATAATCTCATAGACTTGCGCCCTACACTGATGCAATCACTTGACAGTATAGAACTGGCAACCGAACTGAACAAAAAGCTCTTGGCAAAAGAGGCAAAGATGCACTGCCTGCTTCAGATCAATGCAGCCAATGAAGCAACAAAATCAGGTGTCACTCCCGAAGAAGCTGTGGATATCTACCAAACGATCAAAGAGACCTGTCCTCAGATCAATCTCAAAGGTGTGATGACCATAGGGGCTCACAGTGAAGATAAAAAACTGATACAACAGAGTTTTGAAACCACGTTCGGTATCTATGAGAAACTGAAAAAAGAAGGTGCGAATATCTGTTCTATGGGGATGAGCGGTGATTATGAATTGGCTATAAAATGCGGGTCAAATCTGGTAAGGATCGGATCAGCGTTATTTAAATAA
- the rseP gene encoding RIP metalloprotease RseP codes for MGIIVALLVLSVLIFFHELGHFTAARFFGVQVDVFSIGFGKKLYSRMIGKTEWSLSAIPLGGYVKMKGQDDMDPTALSYDEDSYNVKKPWQRIIILLAGPFANFLLAFLLYFAIANIGVPKLLPYVGEVGKETPAFKAGLTKEDKIVQINGNNILYWEEIGENINGEKGDITLIVERGGQLITLQLTPKVIEDKNIFGEKITRRIIGISPLGKQTTAYFGLIDGLEYAWDETKKASLLIVQSVEKLITGVVGADKLGGIITIVDVTAEASAAGILALFFFTALISVNLGVLNLLPIPALDGGHIMFNLYEMITGKTASEQVMYIITLVGWAILISLMMLGLYNDINRLWG; via the coding sequence ATGGGCATTATAGTTGCACTTTTAGTCTTGTCGGTATTGATCTTTTTTCATGAGCTTGGACATTTTACAGCAGCACGTTTTTTTGGTGTACAGGTGGATGTTTTTAGCATAGGTTTTGGGAAAAAACTCTACTCCAGGATGATAGGGAAAACAGAGTGGAGCCTCTCTGCCATACCGCTTGGCGGATATGTCAAAATGAAAGGGCAGGATGACATGGATCCTACAGCCCTCTCTTATGACGAAGATTCATACAATGTGAAAAAACCATGGCAACGTATCATCATTCTATTGGCCGGACCTTTTGCCAATTTCCTGCTGGCCTTTCTGCTTTACTTTGCGATTGCAAACATCGGTGTTCCTAAGCTTTTGCCTTATGTAGGGGAAGTGGGAAAAGAGACACCTGCATTCAAAGCGGGTTTAACCAAAGAGGACAAAATCGTTCAAATCAACGGTAATAATATTCTTTACTGGGAAGAGATCGGTGAGAATATCAACGGTGAGAAAGGTGACATCACGCTTATCGTAGAGCGTGGGGGACAACTGATCACACTGCAGCTTACACCAAAAGTGATAGAGGACAAAAATATCTTTGGAGAAAAGATCACCAGGCGTATCATCGGTATCAGTCCATTAGGAAAACAAACGACGGCCTACTTCGGATTGATAGATGGATTGGAGTATGCATGGGATGAGACAAAGAAAGCCTCTCTGCTCATTGTACAAAGTGTAGAAAAACTGATCACCGGAGTGGTTGGTGCCGATAAACTAGGAGGGATCATCACCATTGTAGATGTCACGGCTGAAGCAAGTGCTGCAGGGATACTGGCTCTTTTCTTTTTTACCGCACTCATTTCAGTCAACCTGGGGGTGTTGAACCTGCTCCCTATCCCTGCACTGGACGGTGGACATATTATGTTTAACCTCTATGAGATGATTACGGGAAAAACTGCGAGCGAACAGGTAATGTATATCATTACATTGGTAGGGTGGGCTATACTCATCTCTCTTATGATGTTAGGATTGTATAATGATATCAATAGACTGTGGGGATAA
- a CDS encoding putative urea ABC transporter substrate-binding protein: MKHFFKSTSKFLVATTLVMGLSTSSLMAEVKNKFQVSWTIYVGWMPWDYAQQKGIVDKWAKKYDIEIDLVQVNDYIESINQYSAGKFDGCLMTNMDALTIPAAGGIDSTAVIMGDFSNGNDGLILKDKKSLADIKGQKVNLVELSVSHYFLARALESVNLSEKDITVVNTSDADMVSAYSSDEVTAMATWNPQLSEIMTNNKSANLVYDSSKIPGEIIDMLVINTETLKDNPKLAKALTGAWFEVMALMKKGDEKALTFMAEASGTDLAGYKSQLDSTMMFYDASDAVTFAVSPDLPETMKKVSEFSFDHGILGEGAPNAEFIGMEFPGGKTFGDTNNIKLRFTETYVKMAAEGKL; the protein is encoded by the coding sequence ATGAAACACTTTTTCAAATCCACATCAAAATTCTTAGTCGCCACTACATTGGTTATGGGTCTTAGTACATCATCACTTATGGCAGAGGTAAAAAATAAATTTCAAGTCTCCTGGACAATCTATGTCGGATGGATGCCGTGGGATTATGCTCAGCAAAAGGGCATCGTTGACAAATGGGCTAAAAAATACGATATCGAGATCGATCTAGTTCAGGTCAATGACTATATTGAATCGATCAACCAATACAGTGCTGGTAAATTTGATGGCTGTCTCATGACAAACATGGATGCATTGACGATTCCGGCTGCCGGTGGTATCGACTCAACTGCAGTGATCATGGGTGATTTCTCTAATGGTAATGACGGTCTTATTCTTAAAGATAAAAAGAGCCTAGCTGATATCAAAGGTCAGAAGGTAAACCTTGTTGAACTTTCAGTATCTCACTATTTCCTTGCACGTGCACTTGAGTCTGTGAATTTAAGTGAAAAAGACATCACGGTTGTAAACACTTCGGATGCCGATATGGTTTCTGCGTACAGTTCTGATGAAGTGACAGCAATGGCAACATGGAATCCACAACTCAGTGAGATCATGACAAACAATAAAAGTGCCAACCTTGTCTATGATTCAAGTAAGATCCCGGGTGAGATTATCGATATGCTGGTTATCAACACGGAAACACTCAAAGACAATCCGAAATTGGCAAAAGCATTGACAGGTGCTTGGTTTGAAGTGATGGCATTGATGAAAAAAGGGGATGAAAAAGCCTTGACATTTATGGCAGAGGCTTCAGGAACAGACCTTGCGGGTTACAAGAGCCAACTTGACTCTACAATGATGTTCTATGATGCAAGTGATGCAGTGACATTTGCCGTTAGTCCAGATCTTCCAGAAACGATGAAAAAAGTGAGCGAGTTCTCATTTGATCACGGAATTCTTGGAGAGGGTGCACCAAATGCTGAATTCATTGGTATGGAGTTCCCAGGTGGTAAAACGTTCGGTGATACCAACAACATCAAGCTTCGTTTCACAGAAACTTATGTGAAAATGGCTGCGGAAGGGAAGCTGTAA